The region acacacacagacataccaGGATGACGTTCCCTTTTACACTTGTATAAGGTCTGAATATATTGTACATGATATGCCATCTAAATTGCTCAGTCCAATTTATATAACACTTAAGCTATATTCTGATCGAACTGCAAGTTATACGTGGCCAGATCTGATTTTTACTCATTAGACTGCACTTTTGCTAGCACGTCTATATTGGTTGTCTTAGTAACTACGCAAACTTGCGTAGATTCACCATGTTTGAGACTTTCACAATGGACATTTCGCTattgataatttttttcacaagggcagtatccaaatctgaacacatttGTTGCAGACAAATGTCTtatgtgtctttttgtcacaACACCTGACTTCTGTAACAACCTGCCCAACAACGAATGACAAAAATCTACATGAAATCTGATCTGACCATTTAGATTAAgacatattgaaaaaaaaaaaaaatttcaaaccaCCTAGTAAAGAGGTGCtttggatcaggcttgtaaaaaCTGGATTTCACTGGATTTCACTAGATTTAATTCCCTGAACAGGGAagctgttcagactacaaaaaacgGAATGTATCTGAGTCggataggcaaaaaaaaaaaaacgtaagatTTTTTATGTCTGTCTAAACAAGCCCTAAAATTAGTTTTGTCCATTACCATTCACACAATACCTTTTGGGGTATGGGGTCAGAGGTCACACTCCTGCTGAATCAGATATCCATTTGCTGGAGGTTGCCCGGAAAATGGACATGTATGGGATCCGCCCACACCCTGCACATGACGGAGAAGGCATGAGAATCAACCTCGCTGTCACACATATGGGAGTGCTTGTCTTTCAGGTAAAGTTCAGCCTGCTAATTTGATAATTGAATACTCGCAAACATTTTACAGTTGACAGTATCTGacaactagggttgccaacttatTTTTCGGCCCGTGTTTTGGCCGAATTGAAGAGGTCCCTTACAGGACGTCTACTGGCTTGTATTTTATTGGCGAGATGCTTGAGGGGGACCCCCATCCTGTTTTGAAGTGCTCAACATGATCAAACATCCCCTTTCGGATGCCGAAAAGTTGTCAACCCTACTGACAACATAAAATACTTCTAAGAAATAATAATGAACACTCTCACtcatgtttaaatatttactaTTTTCTACCATTATCAGGGAAACACAAAGATCAATACCTTCAGCTGGGCCAAGATCCGTAAATTGAGCTTCAAGAGGAAACATTTCCTGATCAAACTCCACACTGAGACTGGGGtgagtcatgaaaaaaaaaaaatgttgttaccATATGCTGTATCGCGCTGCTGATGCTCTGCTTTGGCGTGCTGTCTGAAACAGGCATTAAGGTGGAAATTGTTGGAAAAGGATGCAATAGTTCCTCCACAACACTTGGAATAATTTTCCTCTTCATGTCTCATTTATCTCCATTAGTGCTGATCTTTTTTGTTGGATAGCTGGCATCAAGTTGGCTTTTCTCAGTCAAAATTTCTATCCACCCTCTGTCCATTTTAACCAATAAAGTGGTGAAAATGGGGAAAGCAATTTAATTTCATGTATATTTTATGTTAACGTTTGGCAGAAATGTTTGAAACATCTATTCCTTATACGCAAGTCAGTATTTGCCTGTTTCAAAGCAACTGAATTGAGGCTGAAAAACCAACACAATATTATGGTGTAGAATTTTCAATAGTGTCATTCACGCAAATCTAAACATGTTAGCCTTCGAGGAGGGACACCGTTGAGTTTTCCATGGCCAGCAGAGATGTGTGTAAAGCATTCTGGAAGACGTGTGTGGAGTACCATGCCTTCTTCAGACTGGCTGAGGAGCCCAAGTCACATCACAAATCCCTTCTCTCCAGCAAAGGATCCAGTTTCAGATACAGGTATAAAACAGACACAGTGTCCACAGAGACTTTAGATTGGACCAATTATGGAATCTGATCAGCAGCCCCAGCTGTCTAAATACATTATGATATGAAACTCCCTGCATTGTCCTACCTAAACCCTCTAAAAGAGGAGCATTTCATTTGTAATGAGAACATTAGACAGAGCATTTTAGTGCACACAACTAGAGACTTGGTTTATAATTCAACTGTTTGCATCAGACAAATCTTGgaacatacactaccgttcaaaagtttggggtcacttgcctgaaatgtttctagtgatcttaaaaatcttttgatctgaaggcatatgcttaaatgttttaaattaattttgtagacaaaaatataattgtgccaacatattaatttattaaaaagtttttgaaatggatgacttggaccaaataataaagaaaagcagccactaagtgcccaacatatagatgggaactccttcaatactgtttaaaaagcatcccagaagttggttgagaaaatgccaagagtacatttctgcaaaatctagacaaagtgtggccactttgaagatgctaaaatataacatagttttggtTTATTTTAGATTTCACAAcctaattcccatatttccatttctattataccatagttgtgatgactttactattattctaaaatgtgaaaaaaataaaaaataaaaataaagaatgagtaagtgaccctaaacttttgacctaTTCAAGTATGTGAACACAGACGGTTCAAGCGATGAAAACGTAATTTTCGTTGCATTCCcaaatgtgtcagaccacaattcataacacaatgcaaataAGCTTAgtattctcaacattgccacaagggacactatagtggacattagtgtgaactgtgaaCTGTCCTCTCCTACAGTAGGTTTTCATTCTCAAgcctgtcatggtggagcaacagtttgaaaagaatattgctgagcaatatatgttaaagtcaatatatttatagcaacttacctgaataagaACACATCCATTTCAATGGCACatacttttgaaggtaactctatcacccccttgtgtAATGATGTTTGTTTCTGCCACAGTTACGCAAGAACGGACGTTAAATATGTTCAACCAGATTGCACGCTGACAAGGCATTGGTCAAGCGCTTGCATCTGCGTACACAgacttgcataaagtatgtttcttgcctaaaatttgtatcttttttgtttgcatttgttGTATCATAGTGGCAGGACACAGAAGCAACTTCTTGAGTGTGTGGGCTCCAGAGAAAATAAACATTTGCCTTTTGAAAGGTAAGATATTTTGTTGGGGTTTATCACATTAAAAAAGACCTATGTACAATGTGTTATTACGTTTAAAGAGGAattgtgcaatttctgcaccattagtggCACCAAACGCAGTAGCAAAAATAATGAAACTCCACCCATCTGCTATTGGTAGGACAAAAAGGTAGTCCCATCTCAAACTCTCACCGTTGGTTGAGCCAATGATGCTATGTTGGGCCACTCAAGCAGAGCCTCAGTGTTTACACAGTCAACCTATgcatggcttacttaaagttatCTCAGTATCATAATCTGGGATTggagaatttaaaatataaacttaCACACATCACCTCTAAATTACTGGTGGGCaatgctgtaagcaatgtttttTTACTGCATCTCCAGCTCGTTTTTCCTTATTTTTCAGAACCCATTGTAAGACTGAATTTGACGCTCGACAATGCAGATCCTCTCCTGACATACTCACAGATGTCTCTAAGCAGGTACTGTCCTACAGTTCTTTGGATTTCAAATGTGCTTTGGGATTGTAGCAACCCCATCTAGAGACAATCACAGCAACAGTATCTCTTGTCCTGGTTCTCAAATTACTGTATGTTCCTTTTTCACATAGCTTTATGAACAGTCCAATCTACCTCCTGACTCAACCGTTGCAGAGCAACAAAACAAACAGTCAGGCAAAGCAAAACGTAGCCTATCGGCTGTGGAAGTCATGTTCGCTAACGAGCTGGAACGATCCAGGCCCTTGCCAAGAAATCCCGCCTTCTCAAGCAACTCTGCTTCTCCTAAGCTTCGCTCGCTGTCCACATCAGGAGCAGAACATCGCGGTAGGGGAGCTCAAAGACAGAAGCCGAAGAAACGGTTGTCTCCAAGCACCCAGCATCTTGTGCTCCTCTATCCTAACACGCCCCATCTGCAGTTCCACCCAGTTCTACCCACATTTCCACTCGCAACTCACCCATACCTACTCCAAGGCCACACGTCCTCATCCCTAGACCGCCTTCCTCAAACCCATCACAGCTCTTTGCCTTTGCAATACTTACCCAGACAAATTGGCCACTCCTTACCATCCTCTTTGTCACCACTACTACAAAAACAACAGGAAAGGCTCCGGCCATGTGGCCTAGGATTGACCGAATCAAGGTTTTATCCTAGAGGAGCAGGAGGGCTGAGGACAGGATTGAACAGGAAACTGGAATCGAGTAGAGTGGAGGCGGGCCATTACAGCGATGACTCCACGTTTCAGACTGGATTGCCACGTCAAGCCTCCAGCCAACTAGATGTCAAATTCCAGCGACCCACACTTGCCTCAAACGCTGCTGCCTACGCATCTGAATATCGTCCACTTGGGTATTATCCACACCTCTCTCGACACCAGGTTCCTGCCAGGCCCACCTACCTTCCCCTAAGCCCATCGCCTCTCCCAGAAAGACCTACCTCTTTATGCGTTCTTGGCACAGGCAGTTATAGTGATTCGGATTCAGACACCTTCTACCCCTACTTTCCCGCACTGGGAAAAGTGGTACGTTCTGGTCCACTGGCACACATGCGCTTCTCCTCTGGAAGCCTTCAACTAGATGAAGAGGATGGAGACGAAGAGGAAGAGGACTTAGAAGGTCAGAATGATGGGGAGAATAAAGCTCTCACCTCTGTTAAGGTGGTGAAGTTGTAAAATCTTGATCTCGGCCATGATTAATGGATCTGCTGAACAAATAATATGAGTTGTGACCTATAGACCTTTGGCTAGTATTAAAGACAGAGGGGACTCATTATCAATTAGGTATATGCTGTAAATACGAAAAATAAGAAAGATCTATTTGCATCTCtgatttattgttatattttatggTAAACTGCATTGGAATTATTTAgtcaataaataatttatttcactaAATGATATCTCAGCTGAGAATTTACTTCTGTTAAATGGATAAACATTCTGTAATGATCTTGAGTAAATTTTCAGGAAATCCAGTAATAAATCCAGAGTTACGTATCTAATAGAAAGATGCATCCATCAGCTAACAATGCAGATGTTTGTGATTGGACAGAACACTAACAACTGTTTCTTTGATATGTGTGCTACTGTTGTGATatgtatttaaaacatttttgcaaggATCACATGTCTTTTGTCAATAGATTTTTTAACTGTCaataaattttgttattaaatgagATGTATAGGTTATttgtataaaatgttttattagcaTTACATGGTTAATTACcagtactttttttattttttatttggctgaACATCTTTGTTTAACATTACAAATGTGTGGGCTTGTTTGcaattttattaaagggatagtttacccaaaaatgaaaattatctcatttattcatcctcatgtcatcTGAGATGtgtagactttctttcttctgcaaaacacagatgaagatttttagaagaatatctcagctctgggggtgagtaaatgatgagagaattttcattttctaccaaaattacctgccacaagcttccagacGGAATGCGACGcacctcactgaatgatacctataccAACTTcatcaaaggagggacaacactctcttaaaaaatgtaactacatagaaaatgaattaacagctaacaaaagccttcatcggccaaaatcaaaggacaatgcatctacatgtatttcctcagttaattcaggatgacttcaaggactttaacaataacatttatagttcatacaaaataattttgtttaaccattgacctACAACACACTTaatttactcattttaaccactaatagctctaaacttaaataacaatcattggcattatattaattaattttctgttaTAGTGTAAATTCCTGTATAGCTGCTTtggggggttagggttagggttaacccaATTATTAATCGGTCTTCGTTTGATCATTAAAACAAGTCTGTAGATCTCTGTTGTAGTTTATTACAGCATAAAATCTACATAATGTATAAGATTTTGgtatttttggatgaaccttGGGCGTCATGCTATACTATTTTAGCTATTTTAACTTCCTTCAAAAGAGCTTTGTTTAATCCCACCCCCACCTCCGAACACATTCATAAACTCAAGagtttgttaaaacattttagtcACAAAGGAATGTACAAAAATaatcaacaacaaaatcaacaatggaATGGTTAGGGTCAGGTAGCCATGTAGCTAAAATGTAGTGCAACAATACATACAATTTCAACAAAAGAACAGTGTAAATTACAAAGGTAAATTCACAGTACAGCTGCACAAACATGTAAACAATTCATAATctctataaaaaacaaaaacaaacaaaacaaaaaaaaaaaaacacatacacacactggtcACCTCTGTAGAATATTTTCAAAGATATATTACAAAGAGTTCAACGAGCTCAGTTGGAATGAGCCTAAAACACTGGTCACCCAGTAGATTTACAGTACATCTTATAAGATAGTtataaatcaatcaaatcaattcTCTTTGATGGTATTTACCAATGATTATTAACATTTGGTAGTATATGAAGGTTTTTATGACCAGCTTTTGCAATGCAAAGAAAATATCAATTACCTCTTTACAAAGCAGATGTTTTTAATTGTCAAATGTCCTAAATGTCATATTAATCTCTACCTATACTATTCTGTTGGGTAATGTTGCAGCTGTAGGTCTCAACTGCAGATAAGAGAGAAGATTTTAATGCAGCTATACAATTTTGATTTTCAAATTAATGTAAGCTACACAACCACAGACGGTACAAATAATAAGCAGCAATGCCTCTCTATGAAACAGCATCAACGAAAGTCATAAGGTTAATAATAATCTCCAGAATATAGTTAATATCATGGAAATAATCAGTTATTCTTAGATTACCTTTTAAAGTTAGTAAGTGAAGCGTATTTTGGTGCCTATGCTGTTTTTGAGGGCGCAGACACAGAAAGACTTGCTAATTGTTTTGGAGGTGAAAGCCGAAGGGTTTGGTCTAAGCTTGGGATGGCACTCACGTTAAAGAGGACCAAATAGATCCACAGAATAATATTCACTAAATCTCAAAAGTTAAGATGCCAGTACACATTTACTTCATCATTGCCTATTAATCAGTCTACAGCACATTCCAGTAATATGTGACGTTAAAGTGCATTGTGTCACTTTGTCAAAATATTCTATCAGTTTAATCCAGGCCCTAAATATATAGTTACTACACTAATCAGAAAGAATTCAAGaagttccatggaagagagaaagaaacaggggtttggaacaacataagggtgattaaacaatgacaaaattttcatttttgagtgagctaCACATTCCCCTTTTCTTTTAAACCTTCCAAATGCTTCAGAGTGGTGTTTTcacttcctttttcttttttttttactttatttcatttaattctcCAAAACTGGATATCCTAGTTCAGTCAGCTAAAAATGCCAAGTTGCAATATCTTCATATATAAATAACTGGAAGCTTATAAGTTACGTGTTACTGGCTATAAATGATAGAACACGCAGTCATTTGAGGCACTTCTGTCAGTAATCTGTCAGGAATctattcataacaaaattctCAGTGCAACTCTAATGCTCCGGTATATTTCTGCAATGCCTTCACAGTATTGTACACAGTACAGTCAAAACCCATTATCATATAATGAGTTTAATCAGATACAGAATGTGCATTTAAACTGAAAGTCTTGAAGTATATGTTGCTGTATGCCTTTTGTAAATTGTGTGCACTGTTTTGGAAGTGGATTCCTATTAGGAATGTGGACATGTAAGATTTGGAATCAGTTTAGAGAAAAGTAGAGTGGAGCCTCTCAAAGAtaaaagaaaagaacaacaacattttttgggtgaatctcacaaattcATGTCCATGTCACAAtttcaaaatcaaaaaaaaaaaaaaaaaagacattattattattacatttattgctattaataaataataataataataataaaacagatatTAAAATCTGTCACAAATCCCAAGTTTACTGAAatacagttattttatttttaaatctacaTTAATCaaaagcagtacaacaaatactaccatgatgtactttaaaatttacagtattagaTCATTTTTGAATTGCAGTACTAAGAATAAATTGTGGTGGGTGAttcattgtataaaaataatgcaaaattcaAAAAATAGGCTTCTATTCTAAAacgtcatttatttatttgtctttttattttggggtgaaatatgatctgGTGATGTTCTTAAGAGGTTTCATAAGATTCACCCACTGATACATTATTCTGTTCCATATCTGTCTGCAAACAGCTTTGCTCTGTTATCTCCTTCATGTGGACTTCACCTCTACCAACTCCTCCTCTTTGTATCTCTTACATTAAGAATAATTGTGCAGGGGCTCGCTGATTTTCATGCAGATCCAGTGAAGAGCTCTGACCAAACAGATCAGCACCAGGAGAATGAAAATTACCCAGGACGCATATATCCCCTTATTGTCATGTGCCTTCCGCCATGTACCCCCCTACAGAgagaaaacaaaagggaacagAGAAAAGTGGCTTTTAGCTTTCTGAAACTATGATGTTATTTGGAAAAATTAATTATAATCTGCTTGCATTCTTACTATCAATCCCGCAGTCGCTATGGTGAAGATCAAACACAACAGGAAACATATTAAACTCCGCTTTCTAGGGTACCTCTGGCCAATTGATGAGCTAcatggacaaaagtttggaatcactaAAGGTATTAATTCTAGTGGTACTGCATactagtggttctcaactagtcGGTCGCAACCCAAAAATGAGTCGCAGGTCTGCTCTGATCTGTTCACAGACAGCAGGGGAAAAGCaacactaaatgcaaataataaatgcatataattgtgcataattaggatagcaaaataaatagacttatccacttttaaaagggaagagaaaatgctttccataatttttgtttttgaagtCAAAGGCAGAGCATCCAATTAAACTCTACAGTGTTTTGGCGCAAATTTATCTGTCACTTGGTGGAagttagccaaattaggcagatgcaaACATGGTCAGGTTGTGCGACATGTCCTCATCCTGTGTTGGGACACCACTTAACGTCCAATTTAAAATCTGGGTCTTGAAGCAAATCCAGTTGAGAGCCACTGCTGTATACCACATATTCCAGAGTAAGCAATTACATGTGGCAGTTCAAAGGATAccaaaaaacatgatacatttttgaatgtttttgGCAGATAGGC is a window of Myxocyprinus asiaticus isolate MX2 ecotype Aquarium Trade chromosome 8, UBuf_Myxa_2, whole genome shotgun sequence DNA encoding:
- the LOC127445229 gene encoding FERM domain-containing protein 7-like isoform X2 gives rise to the protein MDFDVINEPILNKGLGLFHTANQRKILGSDFFNKVCGHLKLLEKEYFGLEFRHHTGSYVWLELLKPVAKQIKNSSEVAFHFIVKFFPPDPGQLQRGLTRYLFALQIKQDLSNSSLTCNDNSAALLVSHILQEIGDFDEELDAHHLENKQYVPNQEYLDHKIIRFHKKHRGHTPAESDIHLLEVARKMDMYGIRPHPAHDGEGMRINLAVTHMGVLVFQGNTKINTFSWAKIRKLSFKRKHFLIKLHTETGPSRRDTVEFSMASRDVCKAFWKTCVEYHAFFRLAEEPKSHHKSLLSSKGSSFRYSGRTQKQLLECVGSRENKHLPFERTHCKTEFDARQCRSSPDILTDVSKQLYEQSNLPPDSTVAEQQNKQSGKAKRSLSAVEVMFANELERSRPLPRNPAFSSNSASPKLRSLSTSGAEHRGRGAQRQKPKKRLSPSTQHLVLLYPNTPHLQFHPVLPTFPLATHPYLLQGHTSSSLDRLPQTHHSSLPLQYLPRQIGHSLPSSLSPLLQKQQERLRPCGLGLTESRFYPRGAGGLRTGLNRKLESSRVEAGHYSDDSTFQTGLPRQASSQLDVKFQRPTLASNAAAYASEYRPLGYYPHLSRHQVPARPTYLPLSPSPLPERPTSLCVLGTGSYSDSDSDTFYPYFPALGKVVRSGPLAHMRFSSGSLQLDEEDGDEEEEDLEGQNDGENKALTSVKVVKL
- the LOC127445229 gene encoding FERM domain-containing protein 7-like isoform X1 → MDFDVINEPILNKGLGLFHTANQRKILGSDFFNKVCGHLKLLEKEYFGLEFRHHTGSYVWLELLKPVAKQIKNSSEVAFHFIVKFFPPDPGQLQRGLTRYLFALQIKQDLSNSSLTCNDNSAALLVSHILQAEIGDFDEELDAHHLENKQYVPNQEYLDHKIIRFHKKHRGHTPAESDIHLLEVARKMDMYGIRPHPAHDGEGMRINLAVTHMGVLVFQGNTKINTFSWAKIRKLSFKRKHFLIKLHTETGPSRRDTVEFSMASRDVCKAFWKTCVEYHAFFRLAEEPKSHHKSLLSSKGSSFRYSGRTQKQLLECVGSRENKHLPFERTHCKTEFDARQCRSSPDILTDVSKQLYEQSNLPPDSTVAEQQNKQSGKAKRSLSAVEVMFANELERSRPLPRNPAFSSNSASPKLRSLSTSGAEHRGRGAQRQKPKKRLSPSTQHLVLLYPNTPHLQFHPVLPTFPLATHPYLLQGHTSSSLDRLPQTHHSSLPLQYLPRQIGHSLPSSLSPLLQKQQERLRPCGLGLTESRFYPRGAGGLRTGLNRKLESSRVEAGHYSDDSTFQTGLPRQASSQLDVKFQRPTLASNAAAYASEYRPLGYYPHLSRHQVPARPTYLPLSPSPLPERPTSLCVLGTGSYSDSDSDTFYPYFPALGKVVRSGPLAHMRFSSGSLQLDEEDGDEEEEDLEGQNDGENKALTSVKVVKL